The stretch of DNA TTTCAACAATATTAAAAATTGGTAAACAACAAATTAATTCACATTAGATTCAATTTTAGGGAAAAGGGTATGTATAATTATTTTGATTAGGTTTAGATAAAAAGGGTATGATATGGAAAGTTTAtgaaaaaaatgtatgtgaaagagtaaaatttgTATGTGAAAAAATAATTCCGTTTTTTTATTATGTCATCAGTTTTGATCCAATTCTTTACGTTTTCGTTATTTAAACGTTTCAGAACCTAGACCCACCCTCGACCTTACCTTGGGCCGGTTCCAGGTCTAGCTCCACCAGACCCGCCAGATGCATGTTTACCTTGACGAATATATAGGTCGCCTGAGAGATGGTCTCACAATAAAGTTATTAAGAGACCGCTTACAAATTCATGGAAAAATTGTATAAAAAATAGTAATATTAATGAtggtgtttggtaaacggcggatTGGTGAATTTTTTTGGCATATTGAAGAaatttagcatgtttgactcatcAATATGTTGTCTGAGTTATTTTGTAACtagcatattgaaatagtagattgagGTGCAATCTACTGCATATTTGATTAGTAGATTGAAAAAGATATTAATTGACATTTTTATCCTTGGAAACATATCTTATTAATAAATGGTTCATGTCCATAACTAgtcattttacaaaaaataaaataaacaatctGCTAAAGTGAAATCGCTGATTACCAAACACTGTTAACAACTCTGCTAATTTAGTCAAACCCATTAATAAAATCTGCTAATTATAATCTACTTTTacaatctgcttctgctaatattaatccgccgtttaccaaacagggTCTAAGAATAATAtgaaactagtgtagatccccgtgctacagcacggtatttTTTAGTTCTGTTTTATAAAGAGGCATTTTCattaaattaattatataaattaactttacctttaatgttataatgtactaatataatcttagtaaggGGTAGGAAAGGAAAGTTTATTACTATCAAAAGacactttaagttaagttatttttatcttaaaccatttttactttactataaaaattaactctataatgttatatcattgcatgaaactaatttatgacattaaattacaatgaagtgatgtaaaaatgtaaaatctaattaaaacgCGTATAAACCTTATTACAAAAACAGGTAAAAACAGTATACCACGCActtaaaaagacgatttacgaataattagactaatatttttttatttttaattaaaacaatacataaaaattgttacgtcctttaaaatatatacaccatatttagagtgtaactgatggaggataatataagaaacatatttacgtaattttagggtgtaagttatgacaataattatgttaaagacTGCATAAGAAGTAGCTTTGCGTAATTTTAGAGTTTAATTGATGAAGAATAATATCTAtgaaaatggaaatggaaatgattacataataaattatggatttaatgaaaaagtcataaatataaattttaattaaaaagattagagtttaattataagaatatattaattgaaaagataataatgaaatgattttttttagttgttaccttatttagctagatgctttttggagggaaaactaagagaatttttattctctcaGTAGTAGGGGGTGAGGTACTAATAAAAATGATTACAATATATAATAAGATATCTACGACAATTATGAAAATGTGTACCAAATAAAAGAGACATTTTGAACCACAATCAATGATAAAAAGGGTACAAAAAAGTACGTAAATAGTTTCGACAAAAATtctctctcaataacttagtgataGACCGTTTCTTCGTTTTAGTGAAATTCATATTGTTGGACAACACCCcaattattatcgttattatatTATATAGGTCATAAAGTAAAAACACGAGGAGTTCAAAAAACATAAGAGATATAATCATAACTCCACTACTCCGTAAGTATTACTCCATCAAACCCCGTCTCAATTTCATTCCCCATGTCATTATACGACCCTCCACTAAAACTCTCATACAAATCTCtataaaaaaaatgcaaataaaaCAATCCAAACAAGTAATACTATTATTACAAGCATTATTAATATTGTTAACTTTTCTCACAATTTTGGTATCAGCTAGACAAAATACAAGAATGTTAAGCATTGTACAATCTCCCAAAGAATCACAACAACAACGTGTAATCGGATTTCATGAGGACAAGTTGATGAAAAATCGACGGTCATTTAATAACGAGTATGTGTATTACTCTGCTAAGAGAATTGTTCCCGACACTGCCGATCCCATTCACAATTGATGACGGTCAGTAGAATGAGGCTGCCAAAGGAGAAAGTCATATATTTTGGCTGGTAAAGTTACGAGGGAGATGCTAATGACCTGAGTTCAAACAAGTCACGTCAGTATTACAATCGCCCTTGTGTCTCGCTTCACAGAAGGATCATATTGTGTTGTACGTGTTTTGGGTTCGGTTAAGCGAGGCAAGTAGCTCCGATAGTTGAATTGGTTTCTTATATATATAGTTATCAAATTGTTCTCTTTATTTTGGTTATTTATAGGAAATATATTGTTTAtgtaaattttaataaaaaaagaaATAGTGACTTTGAACAAATTTTTGAAGTATTTGGAATCATATGTACTACTCCATCTGTTCTAAtcattttatttacttttttaaaaaaaaaaaattggaattaGTGGTATTTTAATAAAAGGTAAATGAATTATTAGAACGGAGGGAGTACAAATCTAAAATATACGAGTATTACTCTTTTAATTCAAGAATGTCTTTAATTAGTTCTCCCTTGTTTCGTTGATTAATAAAATCTCTCTCATTTTCTTTGTTTTTTCAGTTTGATGTAAAAATGATAAATTTATTTTCCAATTTTGAATGAGTAATGACATGCTTGCAAAAATTGTATGGTTTATTTTTTAGAATTACTCGATATTTTTTAGCTCAACTTTTGTATAATTCGCGTAGTTGTGTACACACACTCATTTTCTTTTAATATAATAATTATGAAATTGCTAAGGATTAGAGGCAAAAGGCATTCAAGAATTATATGGAGAATTCATTAGCAAAAGAAGCTACATCAAGTCATCAATACATTGTAGGACTtcaaatttaaaattttaataaTTTTGAGGTAAAAGTATAAGATAATCGAGTTTTATCAAAATTAATGAATTTTTCAACCTGATAAATTGGAATGATATACATTAAAGTTCATATTAAGATAATATACATCGCGTAAAGAATACATATTAAGAATATTTCTCTCTTCAAAGGAGAAAATTCTCGAACACTAGGTTATCAAACTGAAATAATAGAAATCTAAGGCCAAAAGTTAAATTCAACCCAATCAACGAAGcattaaaattaaaatacaatgattatttttaataatcgaggtaaatcatcaaaaaaaattATGGACGTTTATTCTATAAAAAATAGCCGGGACATCACTCTAGATGTATTATCAAAACTCGTGGTATCTATTAACTACGGAGAGAGGATTTTCTCCCTTCCTAAAGAAATAAAGTATTCATTTCCTCTTACATAAGTATTTTAAATTTCGTAATCACATCATTATTACGTTATATTTTAGGATCAGTTTAAAACCAGCGACTTAATCAACCAAAAATAAAATCCAAACAGGTCCCTTCTATTATTGAGTTAGCCCGGTCCTGCCCGGCCCAGTCCGAATTCATATTCACgtaacaaaaaaacacaaaatctcattgaagacggcacgtatccgtcactttggagtgacggataccatttcctctcacaaatggcCCAAATAGAAGAGAGAGGGAAGTACATAGGGGTGCCCCActttgtcccccctatccgttttgtgagtgacattacccgtcacttgctccgacccgtcttcagcaagactaactgcaAAAAAAATTGCaaatattttaccattttgaTGCTATAATGCAAAACATGCGATATTCCCTTTTTCTAGCCTTCATAACTTTGGCTACTCTTTTCAACTTTTAAGACATGTTGTTAAGTTAGTCTTTTAACTTGTGAAGTACTACTACGACTAAACTAGCAAACTGAAAAATCGGTTATTGTAATGATTACCTTTTGTTCATCTTTAGGCTTTTCTTGACAATTTTGTATTTATCTTTTCATCATTAATTAAGCTAGCAAACGCTAAACAGTCGGTCTTCCTTAAGACGATCATATTCATCGTAAGTATAAAACATACATATAGATAGATGAGATAAGACTTAAGAGCTTGTTATTTCCTAAGCATTCTGATTTTTGTTGTCTCATTAttctatttgacccgttttattgTTTAAGATGAATAtgtccgtcttaaacaagaatccGTGAACAATAAATCGGTAATTGTAATGATTACTTTTAATTAATATTTAGGCTTTTTCTTGACAATTTGTATACTCATCTTTTAGTCACGCATGTAATCATCATAAAGCTTATGTTTTTAAATTTTTGTCCTTATGATTTTGTTTTTATATAGTTTGTCTTTTCTTCTGTAAACCCTTGTTATCAGTTTTTATGCTTCTAGTCTACTAGTAGTAGCTTAAGGTATCTCTTCATATCGAATTACTGTGTAActcaaaaaatggaaaaatgttaTGCTAGTAGTAGTTATAACTTATAATATGCAATTGCTTTATGTTACGACTATATACGAGTCATATGACGGATAAAAATTGACTACTTTATGATAAACAATGACTATTTATGTTAAAAACTCACTTGTAAAAAATATTCACTTcttattaaattttttttttttttttttttttacagctgTAAAGGTAGGGTGTTACAATCGCATGGCTTGCTTAGCCAACCCATACGCTATAGTATTCAGATGTCTCGGAATAAAATTAAGACTCAAGCAATGAAAGAAACTAAGTCGATCACGAAGATCCGCAAGAAGCCCCGCAATCATATGATCCTCCTTTATGCAATCATATTAAAAAAAATGGTCGCTTCTTTATGTAGTCACATTTTGTGACGAGTGACCTATGGGTATCATTTTTCTCGTCACAAACATTTTGTGACGAGTGGCGGGAGAGAATGCACTCATGCCATGGGTATCATTTTCCTCTCATCACATTTTCTGACGAGTGAGGAAACAGAATACATTTACGCCACCAAGACGTAAAAAATATCATTCAGCCGATTCATAGATATATTCTATTTCTCTATATTGGTTTGACGTTAAAATACCTTTCAAATTAAGATGCATGGAGTATTAAACATTCTTCGGACCCTTTATTTCATTCCCGATAAAATCACGACCATTAGAGTAAGTAATCGAGTCAAGGGAAATTGAGTGAAGGTTACTATTTTTTTCTGATAGGAACTTCTTTAGCAAAATACTGTATAAAATTAAACAGAATCTTCGGGAAACAAGATGTATACTCGGGTTATAAAACACGaataaaaaaacataaataaaataaatacttgAAGAGCAAGAAATAATTGAACTACTGGGCAGCTACCGGTGTCGGGGTGTCGGGTGAATCACCCTTGAGCTCACTTTCATTATATAGGTCACTCTGAACTGGAACATCTTTAAGCTGCTGTGAATTAATGACTTGTGCGATAGCTTTCATTGCCGCCTTTTCTTTAtcttcttccgtttctttatctTGGTCGTCACCATCAACGGTTGAAGTTCCGTCTTCTACGACAGGCGGGGGAACAAAGAAAGGTATCTTGCCCCTCTGCCAATCATAAAGGACCATTTTTGCCGCTGTCATCAAGTCTGGTTCTCCGCCCTGGTACAAGAGAGAATTACCATCGTCACAAACTcatcccctatctactaaaagaataggcaTTCTGAAAAAAATTCCCGCCAAAGTACACAGACTCAAATATGGATTTAAATGTTTCTTTTATTAAACAAatcctttcattaaaataaaagtatttttatcaaattataataatttcaatttcaatttcaatgaACTCTAAATTATActcctttaattaaaataaaataacataGGGTTATTACTAACTTCGCGACAAAAAAGGGTATTCAttataataatttgataaaatcgataaaatgaAATCATTGACTTTGACgtataaaaaaatattttcatcaaaatgaaattctAAACTATAAACAGTTATTACTAACTTTGCGACAAAAAAGGGTATTCATTATAATAATTGATAAAATGAAATCATTGACTTGACGtataaaaaaataaatgaaattagttttttatacattttttttatACATCAAAAAAATATTTTCAATTAGTTTTGagattaattttatttattttttcgaaTTAAAATACAATGAGTGAAATGTACAAATTAACGAACTGTCACTTTAATTTTTAAAGTGATACATTAAAACTTGGTATTTCTATAGTTCTATATATACCGCGCTTTATTGCGCGGGATCTAGACTAGCACTTGAACTACGGaaaaaattcaaaacctaaaCTTTTAAAAACCAAATCACTAAAAAGTGGGTTTGTAAACGACAGTGCCAAGTCTTCCAACTGTGTGAGGCTAACCTAAATCCTTTTTTCGCATGTTTGATTATTAGCTGCTATCTATAACACTGATCCACAGGATGAAACTCAACCCAGGCGCAGAAAAGCTCAAACAGCGTACTTTGTACAAGTTATTAGACGATCAATACCACAATGAGTGGGTCTCATAAGTAATACGTCTACTCTCGCTATCTCAGATAAATAGATAACAGGGTGAAAGTAACAAACCTTCAAAAGCTTGCCTGATAGCTTACAGAGCTGCACTAGAAAGTCAGTCTCATCCTCCCTGATCAAATCAAATTCAAGAATAACATTATTTTATGGAAGAACAAGCCAAAAAATCGACAAAGCATAAGAAACCAGTAAAAGATGCAAAAAAAGGAACATGTATGCAAAGATACACTAGTTACTAGGTAAAGCATACTCTTTTGACCACGTGTGTAAAAGGGCCGATAATATAGCTCAAGGTTAAAACTGTATCAGATTGAAGTTGAATGTGATTTTGCTTTTAAATCTTATGGTAACGTATTGCAGTGACACTTAGCCCAATCTTTTTCGTAGCCAGACTCCATTTTAGCACTTTGGCGGGTTAAGACAATTTGAATAAAGTCTTAAAAAAAGAGTAGTTTCGAAACTGCCACGCATACTCGCATAGTCCATTAATGATCTTCGCTCATATCACGCAATCATATACAGCCATTTTGCTGTTGGAAAGGCAGTAATAAAAATGTATGATTAAAAAACAAGATGATAAAAGCACAAATACCAGTTCTTAATCTTGTAAGCTCTTTCCAGGTGTTCCTTTTTCACACGTTTCAACACTTCACCGATGTGTTCTGCAGCATCTTGTAGATTTGAAACACGCACCTGTAATAATTCAACAACCATAAATTAATTCCCCCACTTAGATACTGTTTTCACAAGTGTGAACTTATCTATGAGACACGGTTATTAAATAAACAGAAAATCCAAAATCAACAGTAGATACTACATACCACGCCCTTAAGAACAATTTCCGTCTCAGTGTCCTTGTTGCCATAAACAACTCCAGGACAGTCAATCAGAAATATCCTCTTTGTAAGTGTGATATACTGCCAGACTTTAGTCTCCCCTGGTATAGGAGCAACCTTGCACACCTAAGGATACAGGGGAAAATAAAAAGTTACGAAAAAGCATCTTAAAAAATTCatgaaatgaaaaataaaagagGTGAGTAAGTGAAAAACGATATTTACATTTTTAGTACGCAATGTGTTGATAACAGATGATTTCCCAACATTGGGGTAGCCAACAAAACCCACGGAAATTGCTTGCTTATCACTTTTCAGACGAGCAAATTGTCTCAGAACTGAAAGAAGAGAACCCTGCAATCAAAACAAAGTCAGTCAAATATCAAAATACAGACACTTTTCATTGTCTCATTAGATAAATTTAAATCATTTTTCTTCTGTCAAAGGCAAAACACTAAATCACAATCTTAACACGAGATCATCAAATAATAAACCTAGTAGCACAACTCTTTTGTGAGTTCACATTAAAAGATGACAAAACCAAAATAAGTACATATGTGCTACATGGCTAGGAGAGGGGAGAATTTTGACTCATCGGGATGTCTTTGGAAAAAGGGTATTAGATAAAAagagaaacaaaacaacaaacatgGTTTAATGTCTTGAAACTATacagccgaaaaaaaaaaattgctatgAAGAACAAGGAAGGAATTGTTGCAAGGAAACTAAGATCCTCACCTTTCCAAATGGCTTGGTGATGCTAGCATGAAAAGCCAAAGTGGGATACTCCTTTGAGAGTACTCGAAGCCATCCTTTTGTAGCCCAAGCTGGAATTAAGTCGCACTGGATAAATGAAGATATCAATTATGTGAGTCAACTTCAAGGAAAGGCCATGATGTAGGAATTATACCAATAAGAAAAAAGTAAAACGTCAAACCTTGTTCAGCAAGAAAACCATATGTTTATGCGAGCAATTCTCTTTCAAATGCTTCTCAAGATGATAGCATCGTGTACCTTGGGGGTCCCTAGCATCCAAAACCTTGAAATGAAAACGTAAGAACCATGAGTAAAGATCAATACAATTAAAAAAAACCTTCAAATAGGGAAGACGCTTGAGCAATGATGAATACAATAGACAAAGAAAATTCCTAAAAGGGGGAAGAACTTTGTGAAAAAAAATTGCTGGCTAGTGTCACAAACTACATGCCTTGGTATACAGACAAAGACAAATAACAGCTGCAAGGATACCGATCAAGCTAGGTAGCACCATCGAAGAATATTTATCTATTGTCCATTTGCAGAAATGATAAGAGTTGTTGTCATGTGTGCTTCTAAATACAGGAAAATAACACCAGTGTGAACAAAAGGGTTATTACAGCAAAAACACTTTTGTGATATTGAAAGTTTATGCAAGTTTTCAGAACGAATTATGAAAATGGAAAAACTCTTCGTATATGTAAAACTTTACACTAAACATTATCTCATAACCTTACTGGTGTGGTTCACAACATATGTTCAAACATGAAGGAAATTTCTAATTATTATGAATTTGCATAATGACTATTGTTATGATGATATGTAAAACAAGTTGCTGACCTGAACAACGACATCTGAGGAGTCTATAACTTTGTATAATTCACCCCATATACGTTTGCTTTGACCTTTCTCGAACATGGTGTGACGAACCAGATCCCTAAATCCATCCTCCTCATTTTCTGCGACAGATGATGGCACAGTTGCTACTTTTTGTTCATATGCATCTACAAAAAACGTAAGTAAACATGAGATTGTTACATGAGTTACAC from Silene latifolia isolate original U9 population chromosome 10, ASM4854445v1, whole genome shotgun sequence encodes:
- the LOC141604682 gene encoding nuclear/nucleolar GTPase 2; the protein is MAKKRELKPKHSLDTNRSNAESSNQRSSATVNRLKMYKTRPKRNSKGHILRHEFQSKDLPSTRIQPDRRWFGNTKVVNQKELEFFREELQSRMSNNYNVILKGKNLPMSLLNDLPKQRRSHLLDTEPYADVFGPKGKRKRPKLEATDYEALVKKVDNRQDAYEQKVATVPSSVAENEEDGFRDLVRHTMFEKGQSKRIWGELYKVIDSSDVVVQVLDARDPQGTRCYHLEKHLKENCSHKHMVFLLNKCDLIPAWATKGWLRVLSKEYPTLAFHASITKPFGKGSLLSVLRQFARLKSDKQAISVGFVGYPNVGKSSVINTLRTKNVCKVAPIPGETKVWQYITLTKRIFLIDCPGVVYGNKDTETEIVLKGVVRVSNLQDAAEHIGEVLKRVKKEHLERAYKIKNWEDETDFLVQLCKLSGKLLKGGEPDLMTAAKMVLYDWQRGKIPFFVPPPVVEDGTSTVDGDDQDKETEEDKEKAAMKAIAQVINSQQLKDVPVQSDLYNESELKGDSPDTPTPVAAQ